A part of Kitasatospora acidiphila genomic DNA contains:
- the adh gene encoding aldehyde dehydrogenase — MVYAKPGTEGSLVSLKSTYDNFIGGDWVAPVDGRYFDNASPVDGQVYCRVARSQAADIELALDAAHRAADAWGRTPITERANLLNRIADRIEANLERLAVIETFDNGKPIRESLAADLPLAVDHFRYFAGVVRGQEGSIAEIDQDTVAYHFHEPLGVVGQIIPWNFPLLMAAWKLAPALAAGNCVIIKPAEQTPVSVLVFIELIADLLPPGVVNVVNGFGIEAGKPLASSPRIAKIAFTGETGTGRLIMQYASENIIPVTLELGGKSPNIFLPDVTAADDDFLDKAVEGFVMFALNQGEVCTCPSRALIHSAIYDEFMARCIERTKAITAGNPLDPATMIGAQASDEQFRKILSYIDIGKREGAELLTGGNARTVEGLPGGYYIEPTIFRGSNEMRIFQEEIFGPVVSVATFDSVDEALKIANDTPFGLGAGVWTRDGNTAYRMGREIKAGRVWTNCYHAYPASAAFGGYKKSGFGRETHKMMLDHYQQTKNLLVSYSAKKLGFF, encoded by the coding sequence ATGGTCTACGCAAAGCCCGGCACCGAAGGCAGCCTGGTCTCCCTCAAGTCCACGTACGACAACTTCATCGGCGGCGACTGGGTCGCTCCGGTCGACGGCCGGTACTTCGACAACGCCTCCCCCGTCGACGGCCAGGTCTACTGCAGGGTGGCGCGCTCGCAGGCGGCCGACATCGAACTCGCCCTCGACGCCGCCCACCGCGCCGCCGACGCCTGGGGCCGCACCCCGATCACAGAGCGGGCCAACCTGCTGAACCGGATCGCCGACCGGATCGAGGCCAACCTCGAACGCCTGGCGGTCATCGAGACCTTCGACAACGGCAAGCCGATCCGTGAATCGCTGGCCGCCGATCTGCCGCTGGCCGTCGACCACTTCCGGTACTTCGCCGGCGTGGTCCGCGGCCAGGAGGGCAGCATCGCCGAGATCGACCAGGACACCGTGGCGTACCACTTCCATGAGCCGCTGGGCGTGGTCGGCCAGATCATCCCGTGGAACTTCCCGCTGCTGATGGCCGCCTGGAAGCTCGCCCCGGCGCTGGCGGCCGGCAACTGCGTGATCATCAAGCCCGCCGAGCAGACCCCCGTCAGCGTGCTGGTGTTCATCGAGCTGATCGCCGACCTGCTGCCGCCCGGCGTGGTCAACGTCGTCAACGGCTTCGGCATCGAGGCCGGCAAGCCGCTCGCCTCCAGCCCGCGGATCGCCAAGATCGCCTTCACCGGCGAGACCGGCACCGGACGCCTCATCATGCAGTACGCCAGCGAAAACATCATCCCCGTCACCCTGGAACTGGGTGGCAAGAGCCCCAACATCTTCCTGCCCGACGTCACGGCTGCCGACGACGACTTCCTGGACAAGGCCGTCGAGGGCTTCGTGATGTTCGCCCTCAACCAGGGCGAGGTCTGCACCTGCCCCTCCCGGGCCCTGATCCACTCCGCGATCTACGACGAGTTCATGGCCCGCTGCATCGAGCGCACCAAGGCCATCACCGCCGGCAACCCGCTGGACCCGGCCACCATGATCGGCGCACAGGCCAGCGACGAGCAGTTCCGCAAGATCCTCTCGTACATCGACATCGGCAAGCGCGAGGGCGCCGAGCTCCTGACCGGCGGCAACGCCCGCACCGTGGAGGGCCTTCCGGGCGGCTACTACATCGAGCCGACCATCTTCCGCGGCAGCAACGAGATGCGCATCTTCCAGGAGGAGATCTTCGGCCCGGTCGTCTCCGTCGCCACCTTCGACTCCGTCGACGAGGCCCTGAAGATCGCCAATGACACGCCCTTCGGCCTCGGCGCCGGCGTCTGGACCCGCGACGGCAACACCGCCTACCGCATGGGCCGCGAGATCAAGGCCGGCCGCGTCTGGACCAACTGCTACCACGCCTACCCCGCTTCAGCCGCCTTCGGCGGCTACAAGAAGTCCGGCTTCGGTCGCGAGACCCACAAGATGATGCTCGACCACTACCAGCAGACCAAGAACCTCCTGGTCAGCTACTCCGCCAAGAAGCTCGGCTTCTTCTAG
- a CDS encoding NADPH-dependent FMN reductase translates to MSTLKIAVILGSTRPGRNGRAVADWVIDRAGARTAAEYELVDLADWSLPHLDEPLPPSMGRYQGGHTKAWAAKVAEFDGYVFVTPEYNHSIPGVLKDAIDFAYAEWNDKAAAFVSYGTVGGIRAAEHLRTIASAVQLAHIHQQLAFSLFTDFENLSLFKPSEHHDAGATKLFEELEAWSAAMKTLRD, encoded by the coding sequence ATGAGCACTCTCAAGATCGCCGTGATCCTCGGCAGCACCCGGCCCGGCCGCAACGGCAGGGCGGTCGCCGACTGGGTCATCGACCGCGCGGGCGCCCGCACCGCCGCCGAGTACGAGCTGGTCGACCTCGCCGACTGGTCGCTGCCCCACCTGGACGAGCCGCTGCCGCCGTCCATGGGCCGGTACCAGGGCGGGCACACCAAGGCCTGGGCGGCCAAGGTCGCCGAGTTCGACGGCTACGTCTTCGTCACCCCCGAGTACAACCACTCCATCCCCGGCGTGCTGAAGGACGCGATCGACTTCGCCTACGCCGAGTGGAACGACAAGGCCGCCGCCTTCGTCTCGTACGGCACCGTCGGCGGCATCCGCGCCGCCGAGCACCTGCGCACCATCGCGAGCGCGGTCCAACTCGCGCACATCCACCAGCAGTTGGCCTTCTCACTGTTCACCGACTTCGAGAACCTCTCGCTCTTCAAGCCCAGCGAGCACCACGACGCCGGGGCCACCAAGCTGTTCGAAGAGCTCGAGGCCTGGTCGGCGGCGATGAAGACGCTGCGCGACTGA
- a CDS encoding nuclear transport factor 2 family protein encodes MSQDNEKAVRAAYQVAEEQDVAGWVAAFTEDGTFTDMSIPLTYRGPEELGKTVEVYAKAFPDMHRELERFYATDNMVIVQLRLQGTHLGPLELPPGTVPPTGKRMDAPCCDVFELVDGKIKRFDCYPSGTVIAAQLGLA; translated from the coding sequence ATGTCACAGGACAACGAGAAGGCCGTCCGCGCCGCCTACCAGGTCGCCGAGGAGCAGGACGTCGCCGGCTGGGTCGCGGCCTTCACCGAGGACGGAACCTTCACCGACATGTCGATCCCGCTCACCTATCGCGGCCCCGAGGAGCTCGGGAAGACGGTCGAGGTCTACGCCAAGGCCTTCCCCGACATGCACCGCGAGCTGGAGCGGTTCTACGCCACCGACAACATGGTGATCGTGCAGCTGCGCCTGCAGGGCACCCACCTCGGCCCGCTGGAGCTGCCCCCCGGCACCGTCCCGCCCACCGGCAAGCGCATGGACGCCCCGTGCTGCGACGTGTTCGAGCTGGTCGACGGCAAGATCAAGCGCTTTGACTGCTACCCCTCCGGCACGGTCATCGCCGCGCAGCTCGGCCTCGCCTGA
- a CDS encoding MarR family winged helix-turn-helix transcriptional regulator — translation MTGQNEAPQARMDEQADLWLAPGELASWLSVVRLMTRLPWAIDAQLQRDADLSMVEYMALAMLSEAPERSLRMSVLAENTSTSLSRLSHMIKRLESRGYVRREPDPADGRFTNAILLPAGLSKLESAAPAHVAYVRRLVVDNLSGERLRRLGQDAERILQRIDSPAR, via the coding sequence ATGACCGGCCAGAACGAGGCGCCCCAGGCGCGGATGGACGAGCAGGCGGACCTGTGGCTCGCCCCCGGCGAGCTGGCCTCCTGGCTGTCGGTGGTCCGCCTGATGACCCGGCTGCCGTGGGCCATCGACGCACAGCTGCAGCGCGACGCCGACCTGAGCATGGTCGAGTACATGGCCCTGGCGATGCTCTCCGAGGCCCCCGAGCGGTCCCTGCGCATGAGCGTGCTCGCCGAGAACACCAGCACGTCGCTGTCCCGGCTCTCGCACATGATCAAGCGGCTGGAGAGCCGCGGATACGTCCGCCGCGAGCCCGATCCGGCCGACGGGCGGTTCACCAACGCCATCCTCCTGCCCGCCGGCCTGAGCAAGCTCGAATCGGCCGCCCCCGCGCACGTGGCCTACGTCCGCCGCCTGGTCGTCGACAACCTCTCCGGGGAACGCCTGCGCCGGCTCGGCCAGGACGCCGAGCGGATCCTGCAGCGCATCGACTCGCCCGCACGCTGA
- a CDS encoding alpha/beta hydrolase family protein gives MRWRILATAALLAAVTATGLGAPTANAAAPAALVPAADRDVQFTVDGTTAYGTLHVPAHRAGHHLAAALLLPGSGPTDRDGNEPPALTPGTLALVADTLGADGVMTLRFDKYFTGRTGAGAYQGDPGRLDLAAFTRQAAAAYTALRDQPEADPHALLVVGHSEGGLQALLLARTVRPAPAGLALLAPQDERLLDLLAAQLDGQLDEAVAAGQLTEPAARANRVGVATAIADFRAGRPTDTSALLPPLASLLNALFGPNNARFVRSDDAVYPPDAARAIRPGTRVTVTCGTADANVPCATTAPLLAALARTHATGPGLRTLDGLDHFLHPAGTPVNDRMLAPAAVAALHEFARPWKSAE, from the coding sequence ATGCGTTGGCGAATCTTAGCGACCGCTGCCCTGCTGGCCGCGGTCACCGCGACAGGGCTGGGCGCACCCACTGCGAACGCGGCCGCACCGGCCGCGCTCGTCCCCGCCGCCGACCGCGACGTGCAGTTCACGGTGGACGGCACCACCGCCTACGGCACCCTGCACGTGCCCGCCCACCGGGCCGGGCACCACCTGGCCGCCGCCCTGCTGCTGCCCGGCAGCGGCCCGACGGACCGCGACGGCAACGAGCCGCCCGCCCTCACCCCCGGTACCCTGGCGCTGGTCGCCGACACCCTCGGCGCCGACGGCGTGATGACGCTGCGCTTCGACAAGTACTTCACCGGCCGCACCGGAGCCGGCGCCTACCAGGGCGACCCCGGCCGGCTGGACCTGGCCGCCTTCACCCGCCAGGCCGCGGCCGCCTACACCGCCCTGCGCGACCAGCCGGAGGCCGACCCGCACGCCCTGCTGGTCGTCGGCCACAGCGAGGGCGGACTGCAGGCGCTGCTCCTCGCCCGGACGGTACGGCCCGCGCCGGCCGGCCTCGCCCTGCTGGCCCCGCAGGACGAGCGCCTGCTGGACCTGCTGGCCGCCCAGCTCGACGGCCAACTCGACGAGGCCGTGGCGGCCGGGCAGTTGACCGAGCCGGCGGCCCGGGCGAACAGGGTGGGCGTGGCCACCGCCATCGCCGACTTCCGGGCCGGGCGCCCCACCGACACGAGTGCTCTGCTGCCGCCGCTCGCCTCGCTGCTGAACGCGCTCTTCGGCCCGAACAACGCCCGCTTCGTCCGCAGCGACGACGCCGTCTACCCGCCGGACGCCGCCCGGGCGATCCGCCCCGGCACCCGGGTCACCGTGACCTGCGGCACCGCCGACGCCAACGTGCCCTGCGCGACCACGGCGCCGCTGCTCGCCGCACTCGCCCGCACGCACGCCACTGGACCGGGCCTGCGCACCCTGGACGGCCTGGACCACTTCCTGCACCCGGCCGGCACACCGGTGAACGACCGGATGCTCGCCCCGGCCGCCGTGGCGGCGCTGCACGAGTTCGCCCGCCCCTGGAAGTCGGCCGAATAG
- a CDS encoding DUF1648 domain-containing protein, with product MMSGTAVVQVVIPFVILLTAWLMPALTGPTLPFGVRTPPAHADAPVVAEQRRAYRWWVGGVGGAVFAAELVYCLVFPGKPLFAGASTAIAAVSTVGYLRARRAIRAVKRGEDWYGGLRQVVAVDTSLRTEPVRYPWWWAVPALLVPVVTAVLAAVEYPSMPGRLPMHYATRGNADRLADKSIGTAFAPVFIQLALTGLLLLVTWLVLRSRAELDPAQPAASAARHRRFVVRTAGSVMVLGACVNLGILAAAWQTWHGDLSFSPFPVLAPIMAGLLVVVAIAVRTGQGGSRLATGARDGAAGEPADPRVVAPDDDRYWRAGGLFYVNRQDPSLFVAKRFGIGWTINFGNPRCLLLVAGLAVFIVILQLISR from the coding sequence ATGATGTCCGGAACAGCTGTCGTTCAGGTGGTCATACCCTTCGTCATCCTGCTGACGGCGTGGCTGATGCCCGCCCTCACCGGGCCGACGCTGCCCTTCGGGGTGCGGACCCCGCCCGCGCACGCCGACGCCCCGGTGGTCGCCGAGCAGCGGCGCGCCTACCGCTGGTGGGTGGGCGGCGTCGGCGGGGCGGTGTTCGCGGCCGAGCTCGTCTACTGCCTCGTGTTCCCGGGCAAGCCGCTGTTCGCCGGCGCGTCGACGGCGATCGCGGCGGTGTCCACGGTCGGGTACCTGCGTGCTCGTCGCGCGATCCGGGCGGTCAAGCGCGGCGAGGACTGGTACGGGGGCCTGCGCCAGGTGGTCGCCGTGGACACCTCGCTGCGCACCGAGCCGGTGCGCTACCCCTGGTGGTGGGCCGTGCCCGCGCTGCTGGTCCCCGTGGTCACCGCGGTGCTCGCCGCAGTGGAGTACCCGTCGATGCCGGGCCGGCTGCCGATGCACTACGCCACCCGCGGGAACGCCGACCGGTTGGCGGACAAGTCGATCGGCACCGCCTTCGCGCCGGTCTTCATCCAACTCGCGCTCACCGGGCTGCTGCTGCTGGTGACCTGGCTGGTCCTCCGCTCCCGGGCCGAGCTCGACCCGGCGCAGCCGGCGGCCAGCGCCGCGCGGCACCGGCGGTTCGTCGTCCGGACCGCGGGGTCGGTCATGGTGCTGGGGGCCTGCGTCAACCTGGGCATACTGGCCGCGGCCTGGCAGACCTGGCACGGCGACCTCTCGTTCTCCCCGTTCCCCGTGCTGGCGCCGATCATGGCCGGCCTGCTCGTCGTCGTCGCGATCGCGGTGCGCACCGGGCAGGGCGGCAGCCGCCTGGCGACGGGTGCCCGGGACGGCGCGGCGGGCGAACCCGCCGACCCGCGGGTGGTGGCCCCGGACGACGACCGCTACTGGCGCGCCGGCGGTCTGTTCTATGTCAACCGGCAGGACCCGTCCCTCTTCGTCGCCAAGCGGTTCGGCATCGGCTGGACCATCAACTTCGGCAATCCGCGCTGCCTGCTGCTGGTCGCGGGACTGGCCGTCTTCATCGTCATCCTGCAGTTGATCAGCCGCTGA
- a CDS encoding M20 family metallopeptidase — MAPVTGASASARRQVRLWSERHRDRIAEAIGTLVRVPTVAPDEPLAAGPLTDYLRGARFTVRSEPPHSGLLGHPDHTPSALPEPAPARPNLRAALPRVPGLPTVLFSAHTDVLPAQRHPEPWSGRFDGVRVHGRGSADTKGNIVMLVEAVRCLHELGLPMRANVELDLVSDEQAGGNGALSTLLHGVHAQEVVVLKPTGLTVHHGHPGCLGFEVEAQAAADGQAHRVDAVDACLAALDRLRVLERCWLEQAADCPGFERAARPLELDVSALAADASHWSDPDRCGFRATLGFLPDRTRAEAAAEIERTVLTGAGAERLRLSWRGIRHDAYLGASDGPAAEQLRAAVRWAGGAPGNAAAWQASCDARLYHRWSTAETLVFGCGDLRDAHTDHESIDVGQVLDGLATLVGHLTGAAQLSRGAGAGS, encoded by the coding sequence GTGGCACCGGTGACCGGCGCGTCGGCGTCGGCGCGGCGGCAGGTGCGACTCTGGAGCGAGCGGCACCGGGACCGGATCGCCGAGGCGATCGGCACACTGGTCCGGGTGCCCACCGTGGCACCGGATGAGCCGCTGGCCGCCGGCCCGCTGACGGACTACCTGCGAGGTGCCCGTTTCACCGTGCGCAGCGAGCCACCGCATTCCGGCCTGCTCGGCCACCCCGACCACACCCCGTCCGCCCTGCCGGAGCCGGCCCCGGCCCGCCCCAACCTGCGCGCCGCGCTGCCGCGGGTGCCCGGGCTGCCCACGGTGCTCTTCTCGGCCCACACCGACGTGCTGCCCGCGCAACGCCACCCGGAGCCGTGGAGCGGGCGGTTCGACGGCGTGCGGGTGCACGGCCGGGGGAGCGCCGACACCAAGGGCAACATCGTGATGCTGGTGGAAGCCGTGCGCTGCCTGCACGAGCTCGGCCTGCCGATGCGGGCCAACGTCGAACTGGACCTGGTGAGCGACGAGCAGGCCGGCGGCAACGGCGCGCTCTCCACCCTGCTGCACGGTGTGCACGCGCAGGAGGTGGTGGTCCTCAAACCCACCGGGCTGACGGTGCACCACGGCCACCCCGGCTGCCTGGGCTTCGAGGTCGAGGCCCAGGCAGCCGCCGACGGGCAGGCCCACCGGGTGGACGCGGTGGACGCCTGCCTGGCCGCCCTGGACCGGCTGCGCGTGCTGGAGCGCTGCTGGCTGGAGCAGGCGGCCGACTGCCCCGGCTTCGAGCGGGCGGCCCGCCCCCTCGAACTCGACGTCAGCGCGCTGGCAGCCGACGCCTCCCACTGGTCCGACCCCGACCGCTGCGGCTTCCGGGCAACCCTGGGCTTCCTGCCCGACCGCACCCGGGCGGAGGCCGCAGCCGAGATCGAGCGGACCGTGCTGACCGGCGCCGGCGCCGAGCGGCTGCGGCTCTCCTGGCGCGGCATCCGCCACGACGCCTACCTCGGCGCGAGCGACGGGCCCGCCGCCGAGCAGCTGCGCGCCGCCGTTCGCTGGGCCGGCGGCGCCCCGGGCAACGCGGCTGCCTGGCAGGCGAGTTGTGATGCACGGCTCTACCACCGCTGGTCCACGGCCGAGACGCTGGTCTTCGGTTGCGGAGACCTGCGGGACGCGCACACCGACCATGAGTCGATCGATGTCGGCCAGGTCCTCGACGGCCTGGCCACCCTGGTCGGCCACCTGACCGGAGCGGCGCAGCTGAGCCGCGGCGCCGGCGCCGGCAGCTGA
- a CDS encoding YceI family protein → MTTATPAPGRYAIDVPRSEITFVTKHMFGLGTVRGSFRLRGGTVSLAEPLTGSRVDAVADAASFDTGNTNRDRKVLSKALLDTASYPDIAFSSTGAELTEAGTWALQGLLTAHGVRAPVTFTVARSGVDGDEIDIEATATVDRYAHGVTRLKGVAGRHLRLTASIRARRTGEIPA, encoded by the coding sequence ATGACCACCGCAACGCCGGCGCCGGGACGCTACGCCATCGACGTCCCCCGCTCCGAGATCACCTTCGTCACCAAGCACATGTTCGGGCTCGGTACCGTGCGCGGCAGCTTCCGGCTGCGCGGCGGCACGGTCTCCCTCGCCGAGCCGCTCACCGGCAGCCGGGTGGACGCCGTCGCCGACGCGGCCAGCTTCGACACCGGCAACACCAACCGGGACCGCAAGGTCCTCTCCAAGGCACTGCTGGACACCGCCAGCTACCCGGACATCGCGTTCAGCTCGACCGGGGCCGAGCTGACCGAGGCAGGCACCTGGGCCCTGCAGGGGCTGCTGACCGCCCACGGTGTCCGCGCACCCGTCACCTTCACCGTGGCGAGGTCAGGGGTCGACGGCGACGAGATCGACATCGAGGCCACCGCGACCGTCGACCGCTACGCCCATGGCGTGACCAGGCTCAAGGGCGTGGCCGGACGCCATCTGCGGCTGACCGCGAGCATCCGCGCCCGCCGCACCGGCGAAATCCCCGCCTAG
- a CDS encoding helix-turn-helix transcriptional regulator, giving the protein MLSHELGHATDGEQAMSPLRAGTSASRGSSVLVEIQATDPISRAGLVHQLLQHPAIRLAAEHTPLPVRAAAVAVVLVDVVDGPAVQALRRLSQERAGRVVLVAGRLGEVEALDVVECGVAVVLWRRQAEAEQLARGVLAAARGNRELPSDLLNQVIAEVGRVRRGGVADCPATDAPEQLTEREADILRMVADGLDTAQIAARMAYSERTIKNILAGLTSRFQLRNRAHAVAYALRAGHI; this is encoded by the coding sequence GTGCTGAGCCACGAGCTGGGCCACGCGACCGATGGTGAACAGGCGATGTCCCCGCTGCGGGCGGGCACCAGCGCGAGCAGGGGATCGAGCGTGCTCGTCGAGATCCAGGCGACCGACCCGATCTCACGGGCCGGCCTGGTGCACCAACTGCTCCAGCACCCCGCCATCCGACTCGCCGCGGAGCACACCCCGCTGCCGGTGCGGGCCGCGGCGGTGGCGGTGGTGCTCGTCGACGTCGTCGACGGCCCCGCCGTGCAGGCGCTGCGGCGGCTGAGCCAGGAGCGGGCGGGCCGGGTGGTGCTGGTGGCCGGCCGGCTCGGCGAGGTGGAGGCACTGGACGTGGTCGAGTGCGGGGTCGCCGTGGTGCTGTGGCGGCGGCAGGCCGAAGCGGAGCAACTGGCCCGCGGCGTGCTCGCCGCCGCCCGGGGCAACCGGGAGCTGCCCAGCGACCTGCTGAACCAGGTGATCGCCGAGGTCGGCCGGGTGCGGCGCGGCGGTGTTGCCGACTGCCCGGCGACGGACGCCCCGGAGCAGCTGACCGAGCGTGAGGCGGACATCCTGCGGATGGTCGCGGACGGCCTCGACACCGCGCAGATCGCCGCGCGGATGGCCTACTCGGAGCGGACCATCAAGAACATCCTGGCCGGCCTGACCAGCCGGTTCCAGCTGCGCAACCGCGCCCACGCGGTGGCCTACGCGCTGCGCGCCGGCCACATCTGA
- a CDS encoding AfsR/SARP family transcriptional regulator, whose translation MDELRFCVLGRMLGEQGGVPVVLGSPQQRAVLAVLLLTPGHTASTSDLIDALWPDDPPSHARTTVRTYVWRLRRSLAVGAEPVDQAEGRLSSVPGGYHLDVPTGCVDALRAERLVAEAGGASAGGAPDRARALLGEALALWQGEPLVGIPGPFAARQRSRLGDLRLTLLEERVALDIALGRAALCVSELTALTQEFPLRERFHELLMRALCQAGRQTEALEVFRSARRLLVRELGVEPGRDLAALHGRILDGDPELTGRAPAVRPGSGSGSAAGPGEPEPTPDPERPDALPRPAQLPPDDADFIGREAAVEALCAALTGAAPGRDALRIGAVAGMGGVGKTALAVHVAHRVKEHFPAGQLYADLRGDGGPVTPEAVLTAFLRALGTAPEALPDGLAAKSALFRSLTDGRRLLVVLDNAVDSAQIRPLLPGAAGCAVLVTSRAWLAGLPGARQIGLTVFAPQEAQDLLERMIGAERLAGESAAALDLVTACGFLPLAVRIVAARLAARPSWTVRVMVDRLSDERRRLDELRVGDLAVQATFELGYRQLTPYQVRAFRLVAAVDCKDLGTAAAAALLGLDEHIADELLESLADVAMLESPAAGRYRSHELLRAFARRKSEAGHPAETVAGRTRLLEFQLATACAAFEQVVPGDPIRDALDLRAPGPAFADPEAARGWAARETDSLLSLATQVATAVAGRPPGERQATEELHAAVGLLIALTPFNRGAWQGQWAAARALLHAAERRADRWAEGRARFLCGNAALAAARLDEAEQLTRSAAQACRETGDTVILRQSLNDLGMMAQYRGHYDQAARCYDEAILLARALGHETGESATVFNAAVAWVRSGQPARAVRACLGELDKPRLRTAGAGRAQALYVLGFSLHASQRYDEAAERLTEALALWTGLDQTGWVAATRYRLADTLRALGRAEEALPLARAAVEACQEGRSERESGQALMVLGRVLSALGRRAEALDCVERAHGLFARLGLPEERAAAAQLAAGEPDLSAY comes from the coding sequence GTGGATGAACTGCGCTTCTGCGTGCTGGGGCGGATGCTGGGGGAGCAGGGCGGCGTCCCCGTGGTGCTGGGCAGTCCGCAGCAGCGGGCCGTCCTCGCGGTGCTGCTGCTCACGCCCGGGCACACGGCCAGCACGTCCGACCTGATCGACGCGCTGTGGCCCGACGACCCGCCGAGCCATGCCCGGACCACCGTGCGCACCTATGTGTGGCGGTTGCGCCGGAGCCTGGCCGTCGGAGCGGAACCGGTGGACCAGGCGGAGGGGCGGCTGAGCTCCGTCCCCGGCGGCTACCACCTGGACGTGCCCACGGGCTGCGTGGACGCGCTCCGGGCGGAGCGGCTGGTGGCCGAGGCGGGCGGCGCCTCGGCGGGCGGCGCGCCGGATCGGGCCCGAGCGCTGCTCGGGGAGGCCCTCGCGCTCTGGCAGGGCGAGCCGCTGGTCGGCATTCCGGGGCCGTTCGCGGCGCGCCAGCGCAGCCGGCTCGGCGACCTGCGCCTGACGCTGCTGGAGGAGCGCGTCGCGCTCGACATCGCCTTGGGTCGCGCGGCCCTGTGCGTCTCGGAACTGACCGCGCTCACCCAGGAGTTCCCGCTGCGGGAGCGGTTCCACGAGCTGCTGATGCGCGCGCTCTGCCAGGCCGGGCGCCAGACCGAGGCCCTGGAGGTGTTCCGGAGTGCGCGCCGGCTGCTGGTCCGGGAACTGGGCGTGGAACCCGGGCGCGACCTGGCCGCCCTGCACGGCCGGATCCTGGACGGCGATCCCGAGCTGACCGGGCGGGCGCCCGCGGTCCGGCCGGGCAGCGGCTCGGGTTCAGCGGCCGGCCCCGGCGAACCCGAGCCCACCCCGGATCCGGAACGCCCCGACGCGCTCCCCAGACCCGCGCAACTGCCGCCGGACGACGCGGACTTCATCGGACGCGAGGCAGCCGTCGAGGCGCTGTGCGCAGCGCTGACCGGGGCGGCCCCCGGGCGGGACGCGCTGCGGATAGGCGCCGTGGCCGGCATGGGCGGCGTGGGCAAGACCGCCCTGGCGGTGCACGTCGCCCACCGGGTGAAGGAGCACTTCCCCGCCGGGCAGCTCTACGCGGACCTGCGCGGTGACGGCGGGCCGGTCACCCCGGAGGCCGTGCTCACCGCGTTCCTGCGGGCGCTGGGTACCGCGCCCGAGGCGCTGCCCGACGGCCTGGCCGCCAAGTCCGCCCTGTTCCGCTCGCTCACCGACGGCCGGCGGCTCCTGGTGGTGCTGGACAACGCGGTGGACAGCGCGCAGATCCGGCCGCTGCTGCCGGGTGCCGCGGGCTGCGCGGTCCTGGTCACCAGCCGGGCCTGGCTGGCCGGGCTGCCCGGGGCCCGGCAGATCGGGCTGACCGTCTTCGCGCCGCAGGAGGCACAGGACCTGCTGGAGCGGATGATCGGCGCCGAGCGGCTGGCCGGCGAGTCCGCCGCCGCCCTGGACCTGGTCACGGCCTGCGGGTTCCTGCCGCTCGCCGTCAGGATCGTCGCGGCCCGGCTGGCGGCCCGACCCAGTTGGACGGTCCGGGTGATGGTCGACCGGCTCAGCGACGAACGGCGCCGGCTCGACGAGTTGCGGGTCGGGGACCTCGCGGTGCAGGCGACCTTCGAGCTGGGCTACCGCCAGCTGACGCCGTACCAGGTGCGGGCGTTCCGGCTGGTCGCCGCGGTGGACTGCAAGGACCTGGGGACCGCCGCCGCGGCCGCGCTGCTCGGCCTGGACGAGCACATCGCCGACGAGCTGCTGGAGTCGCTGGCGGACGTCGCGATGCTGGAGTCGCCGGCCGCCGGGCGGTACCGGTCGCACGAGCTGCTCCGGGCCTTCGCCCGCCGCAAGTCCGAGGCCGGCCACCCGGCGGAGACGGTCGCCGGGCGGACCCGGCTGCTGGAGTTCCAACTGGCCACGGCCTGTGCGGCGTTCGAGCAGGTGGTCCCGGGCGACCCGATCCGCGACGCGCTCGACCTGCGCGCACCCGGGCCGGCCTTCGCCGACCCGGAGGCCGCCCGTGGCTGGGCGGCACGGGAGACGGACTCGCTCCTGAGCCTGGCCACCCAGGTGGCGACGGCCGTCGCGGGCCGGCCGCCGGGCGAGCGGCAGGCGACCGAGGAACTGCACGCGGCGGTCGGTCTGCTCATCGCGCTGACACCGTTCAACCGCGGTGCCTGGCAGGGCCAGTGGGCGGCGGCCCGGGCCCTGCTGCACGCGGCCGAACGGCGGGCGGACCGCTGGGCCGAGGGTCGGGCCCGGTTCCTGTGCGGCAACGCCGCCCTGGCAGCCGCCCGGTTGGACGAGGCCGAGCAGCTGACCCGGTCGGCGGCGCAGGCCTGCCGGGAGACCGGCGACACCGTGATCCTGCGTCAGTCCCTCAACGACCTGGGCATGATGGCCCAGTACCGGGGCCACTATGACCAGGCGGCCCGCTGCTACGACGAGGCGATCCTGCTGGCCCGCGCGCTCGGCCACGAGACGGGGGAGAGCGCGACCGTGTTCAACGCCGCCGTCGCCTGGGTGCGCAGCGGGCAGCCCGCCCGGGCGGTGCGCGCCTGCCTGGGCGAGCTGGACAAACCGCGGCTGCGCACGGCGGGCGCCGGGCGGGCCCAGGCGCTCTATGTGCTCGGGTTCAGCCTGCACGCCTCGCAGCGGTACGACGAGGCGGCCGAGCGGCTGACCGAGGCGTTGGCGCTCTGGACCGGGCTGGACCAGACCGGCTGGGTGGCGGCCACCCGCTACCGGCTGGCGGACACCCTGCGCGCGCTGGGCCGTGCCGAGGAGGCACTGCCGCTGGCGCGCGCGGCCGTCGAGGCCTGCCAGGAGGGGCGCAGCGAACGGGAGTCGGGCCAGGCGCTGATGGTGCTGGGGCGGGTGCTGTCGGCGCTGGGCCGGCGTGCCGAGGCGCTGGACTGCGTCGAGCGCGCCCATGGGCTGTTCGCCCGCCTGGGGCTGCCGGAGGAGCGGGCCGCTGCGGCCCAACTAGCTGCTGGCGAGCCGGACTTGTCGGCTTACTGA